One window of the Cohnella hashimotonis genome contains the following:
- a CDS encoding ABC transporter substrate-binding protein yields MINNRLSFIKNPAGRLGLGALLLTTLLLQACGAKNEGNAASDAASSSAAPSAAASASATSSASAAPATADTTSLTYGFVGTKEPAGVEGWGFHTGIIQEELKKYGVTDVKLVPFQTGPDLNESVIGGRVDVGNSGDTPALLARSSGAKTRLVNFTNTEVNTILVGRKDGAQTVDELKGKTVAVVKGSLMYRFLVGYLAEKKLDKDVKVININSIPDTEAALLRGEIDAYAITSTYYSAYKLLKQGNPLLAQSKEIPSLLSVSVVYATEDYLGKFPGFQTVWTAALKKSYDDLKAKPDEYYQWLSDQTGTPVDVLKEIQPIESLPAEALSEDGIGRIKASKDFLVAEKLAKKDFNIDEWIVR; encoded by the coding sequence ATGATTAACAATCGTCTTTCGTTCATCAAAAATCCGGCAGGCCGCCTGGGACTCGGCGCCCTGCTGCTGACGACGCTGCTGCTGCAGGCTTGCGGCGCCAAAAACGAAGGCAACGCCGCTTCCGACGCGGCTTCCAGCTCGGCAGCGCCTTCCGCAGCCGCTTCGGCTTCCGCAACGTCTTCCGCATCCGCCGCTCCGGCGACGGCCGACACGACCTCGCTGACCTATGGCTTCGTCGGCACGAAGGAGCCGGCCGGCGTCGAGGGCTGGGGCTTCCACACCGGCATCATCCAGGAGGAACTGAAGAAGTATGGAGTCACGGACGTCAAGCTCGTGCCGTTCCAGACCGGACCCGACTTGAACGAATCGGTCATCGGCGGCCGCGTCGACGTCGGCAACTCGGGCGATACGCCGGCGCTGCTCGCCCGTTCGTCCGGCGCGAAGACGCGTCTCGTCAACTTTACCAATACCGAAGTCAACACAATTCTGGTCGGCCGCAAGGACGGCGCACAAACCGTCGACGAGCTGAAGGGCAAGACCGTGGCGGTCGTCAAAGGCTCCCTGATGTATCGCTTCCTCGTCGGCTACCTGGCGGAAAAGAAGCTCGATAAAGACGTCAAGGTCATCAACATCAACAGCATCCCGGATACCGAGGCGGCGCTGCTCCGCGGCGAGATCGACGCCTATGCGATCACGAGCACCTACTACTCCGCCTACAAGCTGCTGAAGCAGGGCAACCCGCTGCTCGCGCAGTCGAAGGAAATCCCGAGTCTGCTCAGCGTCAGCGTCGTCTATGCGACCGAGGATTATCTCGGCAAATTCCCGGGCTTCCAGACGGTCTGGACGGCAGCGCTCAAGAAGTCCTATGACGACCTCAAGGCCAAGCCGGACGAATATTACCAATGGCTGTCCGATCAGACCGGCACCCCGGTCGACGTGCTGAAGGAGATCCAGCCGATCGAGTCGCTGCCCGCCGAGGCGCTGTCCGAAGACGGAATCGGCCGCATCAAGGCGTCCAAGGACTTCCTCGTCGCGGAAAAGCTGGCCAAGAAAGACTTTAACATCGACGAGTGGATCGTGCGTTAA
- a CDS encoding LLM class flavin-dependent oxidoreductase produces the protein MANGGKRQIRFGIFLQGGGGHWREPDVRADGAVSIEAYQEYARIGEAGKFDFGFIADSAYITKDSTIPFLSRLEPMTALAAVSAVTKRLGLVGTFTTSYSEPFTTARQLASLDIISDGRAGWNAVTSALEGVARNHGHDKLHDHALRYRIAAEYIEVVKGLWNSWEDDAFPRDKETGEYVDLDKLHTLNHVGEFFKVQGPLNLERSKQGHPVIFQAGASETGRDLAARYADAVFSSFEESGNLAKAQAQYKDIKDRAVAYGRNPDELLLFPSIQPIVAATHEEANRLYEEGNRFIDPAYAVKYLSRYFSFFDFSQFPLDEPLPELGDIGKDSFRSTAEYYLRIAKEENLTLRQLALRATNPRGDFVGTPEFVADKIARFFEERAVDGFILGGSHANLRNFVDQVVPLLQARGLFRTEYESDTLRGNLGISFPENRYALERRQAVVQ, from the coding sequence ATGGCTAACGGCGGCAAAAGACAAATCCGGTTCGGCATTTTCCTGCAGGGCGGCGGCGGACACTGGCGGGAGCCGGACGTGCGCGCGGACGGCGCGGTCAGCATCGAGGCTTACCAGGAGTACGCGCGTATCGGCGAGGCCGGCAAGTTCGACTTCGGCTTTATAGCGGACTCCGCTTATATTACCAAGGACTCCACCATCCCGTTCCTCAGCCGGCTCGAGCCGATGACTGCGCTGGCCGCCGTATCGGCGGTCACCAAGCGTCTCGGACTCGTGGGCACCTTTACCACCTCATACAGCGAGCCGTTCACGACGGCCCGTCAGCTCGCCTCGCTCGATATCATCAGCGACGGCCGGGCGGGCTGGAACGCCGTCACCTCCGCGCTCGAGGGCGTCGCCCGGAATCACGGCCACGACAAGCTGCACGATCACGCGCTCCGGTACCGCATCGCGGCCGAGTATATCGAAGTGGTCAAAGGGCTGTGGAATTCCTGGGAGGACGACGCGTTCCCGCGCGACAAGGAGACGGGCGAATACGTCGACCTCGACAAGCTGCACACGCTGAATCACGTCGGCGAGTTCTTTAAGGTGCAGGGCCCGCTGAATCTGGAGCGTTCGAAGCAAGGGCATCCGGTCATCTTCCAGGCCGGCGCTTCCGAGACGGGCAGGGACCTGGCGGCGCGCTACGCCGACGCGGTGTTCTCGAGCTTCGAGGAGTCCGGCAATCTGGCCAAGGCGCAGGCGCAGTACAAGGATATCAAGGACCGGGCGGTCGCGTACGGCCGCAATCCCGACGAGCTCCTGCTGTTCCCGTCGATCCAGCCGATCGTCGCCGCGACGCACGAAGAAGCGAACCGCCTCTACGAGGAGGGCAACCGCTTCATCGATCCGGCATACGCCGTCAAGTATTTGAGCCGCTACTTCAGCTTCTTCGACTTCTCCCAGTTCCCGCTCGACGAACCGCTGCCCGAGCTCGGCGACATCGGCAAGGACAGCTTCCGCTCAACGGCGGAATATTATCTGCGCATCGCCAAGGAGGAGAATCTGACCCTCCGGCAACTCGCGCTGCGGGCGACCAACCCGCGCGGCGACTTCGTCGGCACGCCGGAATTCGTCGCCGACAAGATCGCCCGCTTCTTTGAGGAGCGCGCGGTCGACGGCTTTATCCTGGGGGGCTCGCACGCGAACCTGCGAAACTTCGTCGATCAGGTCGTGCCGCTGCTGCAGGCCCGCGGACTGTTCCGCACCGAATATGAGTCCGACACGCTCCGTGGCAACCTGGGCATCTCGTTCCCGGAGAACCGGTACGCGCTCGAGAGGCGTCAGGCGGTCGTTCAATAA
- a CDS encoding class II aldolase/adducin family protein yields MAIDTFIDPLTINQQPQFANPEDERQHRKERLAAAFRVFAKLGFEEGVMGHISARDPIKTDHYWTNPFGLSFGLIKASDLVLMNFEGKIVEGRGLVHPGGIQLHLPILRDNPHLVSAAHTHSIYGRTWSTFGRLLDPLTAEAAVFYNSHSIYDSFERGEGDNLAQAVGNNKAVLLKNHGILSLGKTVDEAAYWFVSFEKASQAQLLAQAAGEPTLIGDKHAQAIADRTGEQFGWLNFQPYYQAIVREQPDLLD; encoded by the coding sequence ATGGCAATCGATACGTTCATCGATCCGTTAACGATTAATCAGCAGCCGCAGTTCGCGAATCCCGAAGACGAAAGGCAGCATCGCAAGGAGCGGCTGGCCGCCGCCTTCCGCGTATTCGCCAAGCTGGGATTCGAAGAGGGCGTCATGGGCCATATCTCCGCCCGCGATCCCATCAAGACCGACCATTACTGGACCAATCCGTTCGGGCTCAGCTTCGGCCTCATCAAGGCGAGCGATCTCGTGCTCATGAACTTCGAGGGGAAAATCGTCGAGGGACGCGGCCTGGTCCATCCGGGCGGTATCCAGCTTCATCTGCCGATTTTGCGCGACAACCCGCATCTCGTATCGGCCGCGCATACGCATTCGATCTACGGGCGCACCTGGTCCACCTTCGGCCGACTGCTCGATCCGCTGACGGCTGAGGCCGCGGTCTTCTACAATAGCCATTCGATCTACGACAGCTTCGAGCGCGGCGAAGGGGACAACCTGGCGCAGGCGGTCGGCAACAACAAGGCGGTGCTGCTCAAAAATCACGGCATTCTGTCGCTGGGCAAGACGGTCGACGAAGCCGCATACTGGTTCGTATCCTTTGAAAAGGCGAGCCAGGCTCAACTGCTGGCCCAAGCCGCCGGCGAGCCGACGTTGATCGGCGACAAGCATGCCCAGGCGATCGCGGACCGCACGGGCGAGCAGTTCGGCTGGCTCAACTTCCAGCCTTATTACCAGGCGATCGTGAGAGAGCAGCCGGACCTGCTGGATTAA
- a CDS encoding ABC transporter ATP-binding protein, with amino-acid sequence MRALLPYLRPYRRPMSLAFVLMLIEAAVELWQPLLLAKLIQEGIGGKDVGAVYVWGGWLIASALGGFVCGIVNTFWASHVSQSLAHDLRSDLLRGVQSAGLSDLRGFKPAALLGRMTGDVTQVQAAVYFCLRLFFRSPLLIAGSVVLAMLVDWRLGLPLAVTVPILLAVVYVAIRKGFHAFGEAQENMDRTSGILRENLAGMRLIRAMVRRAGEYERFGAANAAWRDRTTSALRLSEMTIPGALLAMNLIVLAILTAGSGLLADGGAEAGELVAVVNYALRVIGALSFVTMIITSLSRAAASWRRIAEVLRLPEEKDCAAAASAGHSEGRGAGDADTYADAIRPPAGDIVFAGVGFRYPDAPDVAVLRDLSFRVRRGGTAVVMGMTGAGKTSLLQLLPRLYESAAGRIEIGGVDIRALSKETLRAAIGYVPQQSVLFEGTVRDNLRMGALEATDAELEAAALAAQIHGEIAALPGGYDTRLSAGGSLSGGQRQRLAVARALVRRPELLLLDDCTSALDAVTEGRLLRSLREIGCTVLMSTQKVAAARHADLILLLSDGSLAAQGKHDELLASSPLYREIVRSQSKEAQEIHA; translated from the coding sequence ATGCGAGCGCTGCTCCCGTATTTACGGCCGTATCGGCGGCCGATGAGCCTGGCCTTCGTCCTCATGCTGATCGAGGCGGCCGTCGAGCTGTGGCAGCCGCTGCTGCTTGCAAAGCTGATTCAAGAAGGGATCGGCGGGAAAGACGTCGGGGCCGTCTACGTTTGGGGAGGCTGGCTGATCGCTTCCGCGCTCGGGGGCTTCGTCTGCGGCATCGTCAATACGTTCTGGGCGTCCCACGTCAGCCAGTCCCTCGCGCACGATTTGCGTTCGGACCTGCTGCGCGGCGTGCAATCCGCGGGGCTGTCCGACCTGCGCGGGTTCAAGCCCGCCGCGCTGCTCGGGCGGATGACCGGCGACGTGACGCAGGTGCAGGCGGCGGTTTATTTTTGCCTCCGGCTGTTTTTCCGTTCGCCGCTGCTGATCGCGGGCTCGGTCGTGCTGGCGATGCTCGTCGACTGGCGGCTGGGCCTGCCGCTGGCCGTGACGGTGCCGATCTTGCTGGCCGTCGTCTATGTCGCGATCCGCAAGGGATTTCACGCGTTCGGAGAGGCGCAGGAGAACATGGATCGGACCAGCGGCATTTTGCGCGAAAACCTGGCGGGCATGCGCCTCATCCGGGCGATGGTGCGCAGGGCGGGCGAATACGAACGGTTCGGCGCCGCCAACGCGGCATGGCGGGACCGGACGACGTCGGCGCTGCGCTTGTCGGAGATGACGATTCCCGGCGCTTTGCTCGCGATGAACCTGATCGTCCTCGCGATTCTGACAGCGGGCAGCGGTCTGCTGGCCGACGGCGGCGCGGAAGCGGGCGAGCTGGTTGCGGTCGTCAATTATGCGCTGCGCGTGATCGGCGCGCTGTCGTTCGTCACGATGATTATCACCAGCTTGTCGCGTGCGGCGGCATCGTGGCGGCGCATTGCGGAGGTGCTGCGCCTGCCGGAAGAGAAGGATTGCGCAGCCGCAGCGTCGGCCGGGCATTCCGAGGGCCGAGGCGCGGGGGATGCGGATACGTATGCAGATGCGATACGTCCGCCCGCGGGCGATATCGTCTTCGCCGGCGTCGGCTTCCGATACCCCGACGCGCCTGACGTCGCCGTGCTGCGCGATCTTAGCTTCAGGGTGAGGCGGGGCGGCACCGCCGTCGTCATGGGCATGACTGGGGCCGGCAAGACGTCCCTGCTGCAGCTGCTGCCCCGGCTGTACGAATCGGCCGCGGGCCGAATCGAGATCGGCGGCGTCGACATTCGCGCGCTGTCCAAGGAGACGCTGCGCGCGGCGATCGGCTACGTGCCGCAGCAGTCCGTCCTCTTCGAGGGGACGGTGCGGGACAACCTGCGGATGGGCGCTTTGGAGGCGACGGACGCGGAGCTCGAAGCGGCGGCGCTCGCCGCCCAGATCCACGGAGAGATCGCCGCGCTGCCCGGCGGATACGATACGCGATTGTCCGCCGGCGGCAGTCTGTCCGGCGGGCAGCGCCAGCGGCTGGCGGTCGCGCGGGCGTTGGTGAGGCGGCCCGAGCTGCTGCTGCTGGACGACTGCACCAGCGCGCTCGACGCCGTTACGGAGGGGCGGCTGCTTCGCAGCCTGCGGGAGATCGGATGCACGGTGCTGATGTCCACGCAGAAGGTGGCGGCGGCCCGGCACGCCGACCTGATCCTCCTGCTGTCGGACGGCTCGCTCGCCGCGCAGGGCAAGCATGACGAGCTACTGGCGAGCAGCCCGCTGTACAGGGAGATCGTCCGGTCCCAGTCGAAGGAGGCGCAAGAGATTCATGCCTAG
- a CDS encoding ABC transporter ATP-binding protein, giving the protein MPRREALSARYGSMPLRKPPPAGAAQNRGPRELRRTMIRIGGYMRPYRRRLTLALLLVVAGAGCGLAGPYLLGEAVDAALGGGGPSSLAPYLLGLGALYLLQAAASMLQQYLVIGAAQRTVADMRSDLFGRLHRVPMPYLSSRPHGDLISRMINDIDNLSQSLGGAFVQVLSSAVVFGGMLGLMLWLSWPLTLVSLSVIPFMLLGTHWISARTGALFKAQQRELGAFSAYAEEAAAGQPVIRALSRERRTQETFDARSRELMRVSYWAQTFSGFVPKLMFLLNNLSFAVIAAAGSLFALHGLVTVGIIVTFAEYARQFSRPLNELASQVNAMLSAVAGAERAFEVLDQEEETDGEDAEELSGVRGAIAFEDVTFSYGSGAPALVDLSFSAAPGQSVALVGPTGAGKSTVVQLITRFYEPQRGTIAIDGRDIKRLTRDSLRRHMGFVLQDSVLFHDSVRVNIRYGRPEASDAEVEEAAKLANAHDFIMKLPEGYDTVLRQEGDEISHGQKQLLAIARAMLSDPSILILDEATSSIDTVTELHIQEALRRLMRGRTSIVIAHRLATIRGADRIVVLERGRTAEQGTHDELMAMNGLYSRLYDTPQVQ; this is encoded by the coding sequence ATGCCTAGACGAGAAGCGCTGTCCGCGCGTTACGGCAGCATGCCGCTGCGCAAGCCGCCGCCTGCGGGCGCGGCGCAGAACCGGGGCCCGCGGGAGCTTCGCCGCACTATGATCCGGATCGGCGGATATATGCGTCCTTACAGGCGGCGCCTGACGCTCGCGCTGCTCCTGGTCGTCGCCGGCGCCGGCTGCGGATTGGCGGGGCCGTATCTGCTGGGCGAGGCCGTCGACGCCGCGCTCGGCGGCGGTGGACCGTCGTCGCTCGCGCCCTATCTGCTCGGACTCGGCGCCCTGTACCTGCTGCAGGCGGCGGCCTCGATGCTGCAGCAGTATCTCGTCATCGGGGCCGCGCAGCGTACGGTGGCGGATATGAGAAGCGACCTGTTCGGCCGTCTCCACCGCGTGCCGATGCCTTATTTGTCGAGCCGCCCGCACGGGGACCTGATCAGCCGCATGATCAACGATATCGACAACCTCAGCCAGTCGCTGGGCGGCGCCTTCGTACAGGTGCTTTCCAGCGCGGTCGTTTTTGGTGGCATGCTGGGGCTGATGCTCTGGCTGAGCTGGCCGCTCACTTTGGTCAGCCTCTCCGTAATTCCGTTCATGCTCCTTGGCACGCATTGGATCTCCGCGAGGACAGGCGCGCTGTTCAAGGCGCAGCAGCGGGAGCTCGGCGCGTTCAGCGCCTACGCGGAGGAAGCGGCGGCCGGCCAGCCGGTTATCCGCGCGCTGTCCCGGGAGCGCCGGACGCAGGAGACGTTCGACGCGCGGAGCCGCGAGCTGATGCGCGTTTCTTATTGGGCGCAAACCTTCTCCGGCTTCGTCCCGAAGCTCATGTTCCTGCTGAACAATCTCAGCTTCGCCGTTATCGCGGCGGCGGGCAGTTTGTTCGCGCTGCACGGCCTCGTTACCGTCGGGATCATCGTGACGTTCGCGGAGTACGCGAGGCAGTTCTCGCGTCCGCTGAACGAGCTGGCTTCGCAGGTCAACGCCATGCTGTCGGCTGTCGCCGGCGCGGAGCGGGCCTTCGAGGTGCTCGATCAGGAGGAGGAGACCGACGGGGAGGATGCGGAGGAGCTGTCCGGGGTACGGGGCGCGATCGCGTTCGAGGACGTCACGTTTTCCTACGGAAGCGGCGCGCCGGCCCTCGTCGATCTGTCTTTCTCCGCGGCGCCCGGCCAGTCGGTCGCGCTCGTCGGCCCGACGGGCGCGGGCAAATCGACGGTCGTACAGCTGATCACCCGATTCTACGAACCGCAGCGGGGAACGATCGCGATCGACGGCCGCGATATCAAACGTTTGACGAGGGACAGCCTGCGGCGCCATATGGGCTTCGTGCTGCAGGACTCCGTCCTTTTCCACGACTCGGTTCGCGTTAATATCCGTTACGGCAGACCGGAAGCGTCGGACGCGGAGGTCGAGGAAGCGGCCAAGCTGGCCAATGCGCACGATTTTATCATGAAACTGCCCGAAGGCTACGACACCGTGCTCCGCCAGGAAGGGGACGAGATTAGCCACGGTCAGAAGCAGCTGCTCGCGATCGCGCGCGCCATGCTGTCGGATCCGTCGATCCTCATCCTGGACGAGGCGACCAGCAGCATCGACACCGTCACCGAGCTTCATATCCAGGAGGCGCTCCGTCGGCTCATGCGGGGAAGGACCAGCATCGTCATCGCGCATCGACTGGCAACGATACGGGGCGCAGACCGGATCGTCGTCCTTGAGCGCGGGCGGACGGCCGAGCAGGGCACGCACGATGAATTGATGGCGATGAACGGGCTGTACAGTCGACTATACGATACGCCGCAAGTTCAATAG
- the cysK gene encoding cysteine synthase A produces MASKRVNSITDLIGETPAVRLNRLVSEGDAEVYMKLEYFNPSGSLKDRAAFNLIADAEKSGRLKPGATIIEPTSGNTGIGLAMNAAAKGYRLVITMPNNATKERINILKAYGAEVVLTPANERMSGSIRKALELQRQIPGSFVPQQFENPANPAIHRTTTALEILEQMDGQLDSFVAAAGTGGTITGTGEVLRERLPDIRIVVIEPQGSPVLSGGKPGPHKLIGAGPGFVPGVINQQIYDEIVQVSDADAIRTARQIATFEGILVGPSSGAAVWTALREARRLGKGKRVLCIAPDNGERYLSSDLFVD; encoded by the coding sequence ATGGCATCGAAAAGAGTGAACAGCATCACGGACCTGATCGGCGAAACGCCGGCGGTTCGGTTGAACCGGCTCGTCAGCGAAGGCGACGCGGAAGTGTATATGAAGCTCGAATACTTCAATCCGAGCGGCAGCCTGAAGGACCGGGCGGCGTTCAACCTGATCGCGGACGCGGAAAAGTCGGGACGTCTCAAGCCGGGCGCCACGATCATCGAGCCGACCAGCGGCAACACCGGCATCGGGCTGGCCATGAACGCCGCGGCCAAGGGGTACAGGCTCGTCATCACGATGCCGAACAACGCGACCAAGGAACGCATCAACATCCTGAAGGCTTACGGCGCCGAAGTCGTGCTAACGCCCGCGAACGAACGAATGTCGGGCTCGATCCGCAAGGCGCTCGAGCTGCAGCGGCAGATCCCGGGCAGCTTCGTGCCGCAGCAGTTCGAGAATCCGGCCAATCCGGCGATTCACCGGACGACGACGGCCCTCGAGATCCTGGAGCAGATGGACGGGCAGCTCGATTCGTTCGTGGCGGCCGCCGGCACCGGCGGGACGATCACGGGAACCGGGGAAGTGCTGCGGGAGCGGCTGCCGGACATCCGCATCGTGGTCATCGAGCCGCAAGGCTCGCCCGTGCTGTCCGGCGGCAAGCCGGGGCCGCACAAGCTGATCGGCGCGGGTCCGGGCTTCGTTCCCGGCGTGATCAACCAGCAGATCTACGACGAGATCGTGCAGGTGTCGGACGCGGACGCGATCCGCACGGCGCGGCAGATCGCCACGTTCGAAGGCATCCTCGTCGGCCCTTCGTCCGGCGCCGCCGTCTGGACGGCGCTTAGGGAGGCGCGCCGGCTGGGCAAGGGCAAGCGCGTGCTGTGCATCGCGCCGGACAACGGCGAGCGGTATTTGAGCTCCGACCTGTTCGTGGATTAA